Proteins from one Bacteroidales bacterium genomic window:
- a CDS encoding CTP synthase, translated as MASVKYIFVTGGVTSSLGKGIISASLAKLLQARGFSITIQKLDPYINIDPGTLNPYEHGECYVTEDGAETDLDLGHYERFLNVPTSQANNVTTGRIYQTVIDKERKGDYLGETVQVIPHITDEIKHRIKILGETKKYDIVITEIGGTVGDIESLPYIEAVRQLKWEMGNDCLVVHLTLLPYLNTTGELKTKPTQHSVKTLLESGVQPDILVCRTIKSITPAIRNKIALFCNVEPSSVIESIDASSIYEVPVLMKKEKLDEVVLGKIGLSADKAPDLKDWECFLKKLKNPKKEIEIGLVGKYVELKDAYKSIVESLIQAGTIQEFKINIKLIHSEGITIANVNEKLNGLKGIIVAPGFGERGIDGKIHSIKFARENKIPFLGICLGMQCAVVEFARNVLGFKDAHSTEINPNTKYPVIDLMTEQKKIYIKGGTMRLGAYPCVITEATKVYGIYKKTKIAERHRHRFEFNNNYLEDFQKAGMLASGINPDGGLVEIIELPSHPWFIGVQFHPEYRSTVDSPHPLFVDFVRAASCL; from the coding sequence ATGGCTTCGGTGAAATATATATTTGTAACAGGTGGAGTAACTTCCTCACTCGGGAAAGGTATTATATCAGCATCGCTTGCAAAATTATTGCAGGCACGTGGCTTTTCAATTACCATACAAAAACTCGACCCATACATAAATATTGACCCCGGAACTCTTAATCCTTATGAACACGGTGAATGTTATGTTACCGAAGACGGAGCGGAAACTGACCTTGACCTCGGGCATTATGAACGTTTTCTCAATGTACCTACATCGCAGGCAAATAATGTTACAACAGGCAGAATATATCAAACGGTAATTGATAAAGAGCGCAAAGGCGATTATCTTGGCGAAACAGTTCAGGTAATTCCTCATATTACGGATGAAATAAAACACAGAATTAAAATTCTCGGAGAAACAAAAAAATATGATATTGTAATTACCGAAATAGGAGGGACCGTTGGCGATATTGAATCGCTTCCATACATTGAAGCTGTTCGTCAGTTGAAATGGGAAATGGGAAACGATTGCCTTGTTGTACATTTGACTTTGCTTCCATATTTGAATACTACCGGAGAACTTAAAACAAAACCAACACAGCATTCCGTTAAGACCTTACTCGAATCAGGAGTTCAGCCCGATATACTTGTTTGCCGCACCATTAAAAGCATTACTCCCGCCATACGAAATAAAATCGCTCTGTTTTGCAATGTTGAACCGAGTTCTGTAATCGAATCCATTGATGCTTCATCAATTTATGAAGTTCCTGTTTTGATGAAAAAAGAAAAGCTCGATGAAGTTGTGCTTGGAAAAATTGGCTTGTCGGCTGACAAGGCACCAGATTTGAAGGACTGGGAATGCTTTTTAAAGAAACTCAAAAATCCGAAAAAAGAAATTGAAATTGGCTTGGTTGGAAAATATGTTGAACTGAAAGATGCTTATAAATCCATAGTTGAATCATTGATACAGGCAGGAACAATTCAGGAATTTAAAATAAATATTAAACTCATACATTCCGAAGGTATTACTATTGCAAATGTCAACGAAAAATTAAACGGTCTCAAAGGGATTATTGTAGCACCCGGATTCGGCGAGCGCGGTATTGACGGTAAGATTCATTCTATTAAATTTGCTCGTGAAAATAAAATTCCATTTCTGGGAATATGTCTTGGGATGCAATGCGCAGTTGTTGAGTTTGCTAGAAATGTTCTTGGATTCAAAGATGCACATTCTACAGAAATAAACCCCAATACAAAATATCCTGTTATTGATTTAATGACTGAACAGAAGAAAATATATATCAAAGGTGGAACAATGCGACTGGGAGCATATCCCTGTGTGATTACCGAAGCAACCAAAGTTTATGGAATTTATAAAAAAACAAAAATTGCAGAGCGTCACCGCCATAGGTTTGAATTTAATAATAATTATCTGGAAGATTTTCAGAAAGCAGGAATGCTCGCAAGCGGAATAAATCCTGATGGCGGTCTTGTGGAAATTATTGAATTGCCTTCTCATCCTTGGTTTATCGGTGTTCAGTTCCATCCCGAATACAGAAGCACTGTTGACAGCCCACATCCGCTTTTTGTTGATTTTGTTAGAGCAGCAAGCTGCCTGTAA